A genome region from Alkalimarinus coralli includes the following:
- a CDS encoding helix-turn-helix domain-containing protein: MIDAEILQLPKQSNRHNHRFNQLIVGVSGSTKFEVEGQRNTVDAWQACIVPSTYNHYYCGIEENRILVLNLPMGQNGFISPDIVEALFDQAGYLKLDNRLQQLIQYGAREIETYPEDTLLAGHIAASFLHGIHHRQQKPPQRKTTKKLDLAYLDAFIENQLESRISIHQLAQLSHLSPSHFQRLFRESQDISPHQYVLQKRLNKAQQLLHDSSTSLCEIAQQCGFSSQAAMSNSFRKYLNITPGQFRRQ, encoded by the coding sequence ATGATCGACGCAGAGATTTTACAATTACCAAAGCAAAGCAATCGACATAACCACCGGTTTAATCAGCTAATTGTGGGCGTCAGCGGATCAACTAAATTTGAAGTTGAAGGGCAAAGAAATACAGTTGATGCCTGGCAAGCGTGTATCGTTCCATCGACCTATAATCATTACTATTGCGGCATTGAAGAAAACCGCATATTGGTGTTGAACCTTCCGATGGGGCAGAATGGTTTTATCTCTCCAGACATCGTAGAAGCATTATTTGATCAAGCGGGCTACCTAAAACTGGACAACCGGTTGCAGCAGCTCATTCAATATGGCGCTAGGGAAATAGAAACGTATCCTGAAGATACGCTGCTTGCCGGGCACATCGCCGCCAGTTTTCTACATGGCATACACCACCGCCAGCAAAAACCACCTCAACGCAAAACAACAAAGAAGCTGGATTTGGCTTACCTGGACGCGTTCATTGAGAACCAGCTAGAGTCTCGCATTAGCATTCATCAATTAGCCCAGTTATCGCACCTTAGCCCCAGCCACTTCCAACGCCTATTCAGAGAGAGTCAAGACATCTCACCTCACCAATATGTTCTCCAGAAGCGCTTAAACAAAGCACAGCAACTTTTGCACGATAGCTCAACCTCTCTATGTGAAATCGCACAACAGTGCGGTTTTTCGAGCCAGGCAGCAATGAGTAATAGCTTCCGAAAATACCTAAACATCACGCCTGGACAGTTCCGGCGTCAGTAA
- the putA gene encoding bifunctional proline dehydrogenase/L-glutamate gamma-semialdehyde dehydrogenase PutA: MFNATDALNDQFTQQSPAELKHAISPNYCVDENRYLEQLLELAKTHSVQNQSIKEDATTLIEQVRDQDGSIHMIDSLLLEYSLDTQEGILLMCLAEALMRIPDAETAEALICDRLGIADWKKHLKKSESVLVNAATWGLMLTGKVVILDKKLDGTPSNVINRLVKRLGESVIRKAMHQAMAVMGKHFVLGRNIDEAFKNARKNINSGYTYSFDMLGEAALTRADADKYLQDYLTAIACVGKHNASHTDKENRSKILLPSVSIKLSALHPRYEEGQKHRVMTELYQSVLTLVREARKLDVGITIDAEEMDRLELSLDLFEKLYQSDEVRGWGNFGLVVQAYSKRALPVLTWLAALAREQGDLIPLRLVKGAYWDSEIKLCQQEGLSEYPVFTRKEATDVSYLACARFLFSDAAKGRIYPQFATHNAHTVASIKNLATHDDYEFQRLHGMGDALYNIVLNKDSKFNGSNNVRIYAPVGAHVDLLPYLVRRLLENGANSSFVHRLVDANTPISSLVHHPADVLQQQAPLRNEKIPLPADIFGADRKNSAGINIDINSQCKPFSDQINAFMTQQWQGGAIIGGALVTDNKSVKVRSPYKQSSLVGEVYWTDKTGVTKAIDAAHSAFEKWNKVPVEARAHCLEKMADLMESNTPELIALCHREAGKIIQDSIDEIREAVDFCRYYACQARSQFSAPLVMPGPTGESNELYLEGRGVFACISPWNFPLAIFIGQVAAALVAGNTVVAKPAEQTTLIASRAVELMHKAGVPQDALHLLAGEGSVVGNAITQDERIAGVAFTGSTNTALRINRSLAARTGAIAPLIAETGGQNAMIVDSTALPEQVIKDVVQSAFKSAGQRCSALRVLYLQEDVAPRMLTLLKGAMAELKLGDPSLHETDIGPVIDENAQKMLRDHIDKMRNSATLIYETSMPATLSSECFIAPIAFKIDNMAQLEKENFGPVLHVITYKASELNQVIEQINNSGYGLTLGIHTRNETTASYIDSKVHVGNVYINRNQIGASVGVQPFGGQGLSGTGPKAGGPRYLMRFATERTRTINTTAVGGNATLLSLESEQVTDH, encoded by the coding sequence ATGTTCAACGCTACAGATGCACTTAACGACCAGTTCACTCAACAATCTCCCGCTGAACTCAAACACGCTATCTCACCCAATTACTGTGTCGACGAAAATCGCTATCTGGAACAGCTATTGGAGCTTGCCAAAACACACAGCGTACAGAACCAATCGATAAAAGAGGACGCAACAACCTTAATTGAGCAAGTGCGCGATCAAGATGGCTCTATTCATATGATCGATTCTTTGCTGCTGGAGTACAGCCTGGATACCCAAGAAGGTATTCTATTGATGTGCCTTGCCGAAGCATTAATGCGAATACCCGATGCCGAAACAGCCGAAGCATTGATTTGCGACAGACTAGGTATTGCAGACTGGAAAAAGCATCTTAAAAAGAGCGAATCCGTACTGGTAAACGCGGCAACCTGGGGGCTGATGCTAACAGGAAAAGTGGTTATTTTAGATAAGAAATTGGATGGAACGCCATCAAACGTAATAAACCGCTTAGTCAAGCGCTTGGGTGAATCAGTTATTAGAAAAGCCATGCATCAAGCGATGGCCGTAATGGGCAAACACTTTGTATTAGGGCGAAATATCGACGAGGCATTTAAAAATGCGCGTAAAAATATCAACAGTGGATATACCTACTCCTTTGATATGTTGGGTGAAGCGGCCCTCACCCGCGCGGATGCCGACAAATACCTTCAAGATTACCTAACGGCAATCGCTTGCGTTGGTAAACATAACGCAAGCCATACTGATAAAGAGAATAGAAGTAAGATTCTGTTACCCTCGGTTTCAATAAAGCTATCGGCCCTGCATCCTCGTTATGAAGAAGGCCAAAAGCATCGCGTCATGACAGAGCTTTATCAGAGTGTACTAACGCTTGTAAGGGAGGCTCGGAAGCTAGATGTGGGTATCACCATTGATGCGGAAGAGATGGACCGGCTTGAACTCTCGCTCGACTTGTTTGAAAAGCTATACCAGTCTGACGAAGTCAGGGGCTGGGGGAACTTTGGCCTGGTCGTGCAGGCATACTCTAAACGCGCACTGCCCGTATTAACCTGGCTTGCCGCATTGGCTCGAGAGCAAGGGGATCTCATACCGCTTAGGCTGGTAAAAGGGGCCTATTGGGATAGCGAAATCAAGTTATGCCAGCAAGAAGGCCTTTCTGAATACCCCGTATTTACCCGAAAAGAAGCAACCGACGTATCCTATCTTGCCTGTGCCCGTTTTTTATTCAGTGATGCTGCTAAAGGTCGAATTTATCCTCAATTTGCGACTCACAACGCCCATACTGTCGCAAGCATAAAAAACCTGGCAACACACGACGATTATGAGTTTCAGCGTCTGCACGGAATGGGTGACGCGTTGTACAACATCGTATTAAACAAAGATTCCAAGTTTAATGGCTCTAACAATGTTCGCATTTACGCACCTGTAGGTGCGCATGTTGACCTTCTCCCCTACCTGGTTCGCCGACTACTGGAAAATGGTGCCAACTCTTCATTTGTGCACCGTTTGGTTGATGCCAACACGCCCATCTCCAGCCTGGTTCACCACCCCGCCGACGTGTTGCAACAACAAGCGCCTTTGAGGAATGAAAAAATCCCTCTTCCGGCTGATATCTTCGGCGCTGATCGTAAAAACTCTGCAGGAATTAACATCGACATAAATAGTCAGTGCAAGCCTTTTAGCGACCAGATAAACGCTTTCATGACCCAGCAATGGCAAGGGGGCGCAATCATTGGTGGAGCACTCGTAACGGATAATAAATCAGTTAAAGTCAGAAGCCCATATAAGCAAAGCAGCCTGGTCGGCGAAGTCTACTGGACAGATAAAACGGGCGTCACAAAGGCGATTGACGCGGCCCACTCTGCGTTTGAGAAGTGGAATAAAGTCCCCGTAGAGGCGCGAGCGCATTGCCTGGAGAAAATGGCTGATCTAATGGAATCTAACACACCAGAACTCATTGCCTTGTGCCACCGCGAAGCTGGCAAGATTATTCAAGACAGCATTGATGAGATACGCGAAGCGGTCGATTTCTGTCGTTATTATGCCTGCCAGGCTCGCTCTCAATTTTCAGCACCACTGGTTATGCCAGGCCCAACAGGAGAATCCAACGAACTATATCTGGAAGGCCGTGGCGTATTTGCATGCATTAGCCCATGGAATTTCCCGCTAGCCATATTTATCGGTCAAGTCGCCGCCGCACTGGTAGCAGGCAATACCGTTGTTGCAAAACCTGCAGAACAGACGACGCTGATTGCAAGCCGAGCGGTAGAACTAATGCATAAAGCAGGCGTTCCGCAGGACGCTCTCCACCTGCTTGCCGGCGAAGGCTCTGTAGTAGGTAATGCCATCACACAAGATGAACGTATTGCGGGCGTAGCATTTACCGGCTCCACCAACACGGCGCTCAGGATTAACCGCAGTTTGGCGGCACGTACAGGCGCTATTGCACCATTAATCGCCGAGACCGGTGGCCAAAATGCGATGATCGTTGACAGTACTGCACTCCCCGAACAGGTCATTAAGGATGTGGTGCAGTCGGCATTCAAAAGCGCAGGCCAACGTTGTTCTGCACTACGGGTTTTATACCTGCAGGAAGATGTCGCACCACGCATGTTGACCTTGTTAAAAGGGGCAATGGCAGAACTCAAACTTGGCGACCCGTCTCTGCACGAAACCGACATTGGCCCGGTGATAGACGAGAATGCCCAAAAAATGTTGCGCGATCACATCGATAAAATGCGAAACTCCGCGACCCTTATCTATGAGACAAGCATGCCCGCAACATTAAGCAGCGAATGTTTTATTGCGCCTATAGCATTCAAGATTGACAACATGGCGCAGTTGGAAAAAGAAAACTTTGGCCCAGTCCTACATGTCATTACATACAAAGCCAGTGAGTTGAATCAGGTGATTGAGCAGATAAACAACTCAGGCTATGGACTCACATTAGGCATTCATACTCGAAATGAGACCACTGCCAGCTATATTGATAGCAAAGTACATGTAGGAAACGTCTATATCAATAGGAACCAAATTGGCGCAAGTGTCGGTGTGCAACCATTTGGAGGACAGGGCCTTTCAGGCACCGGACCGAAAGCCGGTGGCCCCCGTTACCTAATGCGTTTCGCCACAGAACGAACCCGAACCATCAATACGACGGCGGTTGGCGGAAACGCGACACTTTTGTCATTGGAAAGTGAACAAGTTACCGATCATTAA
- a CDS encoding cell envelope integrity protein TolA, whose product MLNRQSKVLFLVLLAVSILLHLLAWWWVDITALFDPDPIDDSTTVHITLQQPPAQPTPPEQPQPEVQKNKPKEKQVNEETVEEERHLPMHNADTFASSNNTDRSATELKPDELVDKDEIDVTGEKTKDNKKEELKADKTERAKAQTVVSNDNNLEKKPENTDEKPDIDETNSEQKSRQVFSEKQSDKVKMQNLYLARMMKQITENLVQPRKPVRPGRGTIHIVLGSDGYLMDAKISKSSGDFVLDLSVMEAIKRVHRFEVPASRKVAEKYYQRLVIRYDETIFDQ is encoded by the coding sequence ATGTTAAACAGACAGTCCAAGGTCTTATTTTTGGTCTTGTTAGCCGTCAGTATTTTGCTGCATCTCCTTGCGTGGTGGTGGGTTGATATAACGGCGCTCTTCGACCCTGACCCGATTGATGACTCGACGACGGTTCACATAACGTTACAACAGCCTCCTGCTCAGCCGACACCACCAGAACAGCCTCAACCTGAAGTGCAAAAAAATAAACCGAAGGAAAAGCAAGTCAACGAAGAAACAGTAGAGGAGGAAAGGCATCTTCCTATGCACAATGCTGATACGTTTGCATCATCTAATAATACTGATCGCAGTGCCACTGAATTAAAACCTGACGAGCTTGTTGATAAGGATGAAATAGATGTTACGGGAGAAAAAACAAAAGACAATAAGAAGGAGGAGCTTAAAGCGGATAAAACCGAGCGGGCTAAAGCACAGACAGTCGTTTCAAATGATAACAACTTAGAGAAAAAGCCTGAAAACACAGACGAAAAACCAGATATAGACGAAACAAACAGCGAGCAAAAAAGCAGGCAAGTATTCAGTGAAAAGCAGTCAGATAAGGTTAAAATGCAAAACCTCTATTTGGCGCGAATGATGAAACAAATAACTGAAAACCTTGTACAACCTCGAAAACCGGTCAGGCCTGGGCGTGGAACAATTCATATTGTTTTGGGAAGTGATGGCTATCTTATGGATGCAAAAATTTCGAAAAGCAGCGGTGATTTTGTACTCGACCTATCGGTAATGGAAGCAATTAAACGGGTTCACCGTTTCGAAGTGCCCGCGTCGAGAAAAGTTGCAGAAAAATATTACCAACGACTCGTTATTCGATACGATGAAACTATATTTGACCAATAG
- a CDS encoding AarF/UbiB family protein — translation MAEQESKKIVEVNLPVLKQRTDSVLRGAGGFAVSTVKLPKAFWPVAQLLIRENPITREELAEDLDRLFEVLYQHPLSEHSRSFTTYLRKYKLLPNEESTENLIRFLVKQVVARSPVEIPDVIVEEFWSFFQELISAPELKGLVELNLDIVRLVLRTYEPLLVELINKVKQIRKVNQIAVTDMMQKSQVLRGDLRILRRQIKAIRYIKPFLQTDPKDFSAQAEIVSKMVREFGPLFIKMAQVAAANADLLPEEIASELRVFQEDVDPMLPEDVMQAFMEVFGKPPQEIYFNFDIDKPLKSGSIGSVYLAKKPMTKNGVEVLVPVIVKVARHNLEREFQMGSLAIELMLMSSQYWAPHSKLLPFLSAMSEQIKEFTKGFEQELNFEDEAMIQRRFVDRSKKSNVWHVPQLYFSSGRILEMEFLDDAMAIKQAIESHEERSRTRFQRKIAENFLFTILEHLIIHQEFHGDLHPGNIMVDADAQLYLIDWGNAVDMNGRWALIWNYLTAVLAGDTDRLAKVLIEMSTDPEGNEQRFDEIRQALDETLAKKQITPLDKKILRTLYREGQEGLHRRLQAALQLMSNTYQLGLVVQSDYLHLSRSIVAMAGTYLNMYNGVSKLTMTADLIKDLSLFPVNLIKDRLSLKSEEVRRILTVGE, via the coding sequence ATGGCGGAGCAGGAAAGCAAGAAAATAGTTGAGGTGAATTTGCCGGTTCTCAAACAACGCACCGACAGTGTGTTGAGGGGGGCAGGTGGATTTGCGGTAAGTACTGTAAAGTTACCTAAAGCATTCTGGCCTGTGGCGCAGCTGCTGATTCGTGAGAACCCTATTACTCGTGAAGAGCTGGCGGAGGATTTGGATCGCTTATTTGAGGTGTTATACCAACACCCTTTGTCTGAGCACTCGCGTTCATTTACGACCTATCTTAGAAAATACAAACTGCTTCCCAACGAGGAGTCGACAGAAAACCTGATTCGTTTTCTGGTCAAGCAGGTTGTAGCACGTAGCCCTGTTGAAATACCTGATGTTATTGTCGAGGAGTTCTGGTCTTTTTTTCAGGAGCTGATCAGTGCGCCAGAGCTAAAAGGTTTAGTCGAGCTGAACCTTGATATTGTTCGGTTGGTATTGCGAACGTACGAGCCCTTGCTGGTCGAACTGATTAACAAGGTTAAACAGATTCGCAAGGTTAACCAGATTGCTGTCACCGATATGATGCAGAAGTCTCAGGTATTAAGAGGTGACCTTCGTATACTGCGACGCCAGATAAAAGCGATTCGTTATATCAAACCATTTTTACAAACTGACCCTAAGGACTTTTCTGCCCAGGCTGAAATTGTTTCTAAAATGGTGCGAGAGTTTGGGCCTCTATTCATTAAAATGGCTCAGGTCGCAGCGGCTAATGCAGATCTCTTGCCTGAAGAAATTGCCTCCGAGCTACGTGTTTTCCAGGAAGATGTTGATCCTATGCTGCCTGAAGACGTGATGCAGGCATTTATGGAGGTCTTTGGTAAACCACCCCAGGAGATCTACTTCAATTTCGATATAGACAAGCCGCTTAAATCGGGCTCAATTGGTTCGGTATATCTGGCTAAAAAGCCCATGACCAAAAACGGTGTCGAGGTATTAGTGCCAGTCATCGTAAAGGTTGCCAGACACAACCTTGAGCGTGAATTTCAAATGGGCTCGCTGGCAATCGAACTTATGCTCATGAGTAGTCAGTATTGGGCTCCTCACTCCAAGTTATTGCCGTTTTTGTCGGCAATGTCAGAGCAGATTAAGGAGTTTACAAAGGGATTTGAGCAAGAGCTTAATTTTGAAGATGAAGCGATGATACAGCGTCGCTTTGTTGATCGCTCGAAAAAATCAAATGTATGGCATGTGCCGCAGCTATATTTCTCATCAGGTCGAATACTGGAAATGGAGTTTCTTGATGATGCAATGGCGATTAAACAGGCCATTGAGTCTCATGAAGAAAGGAGCAGAACCCGCTTTCAACGTAAAATCGCTGAAAATTTCCTGTTCACGATTTTAGAGCACCTGATCATCCATCAGGAGTTTCATGGCGATCTTCACCCCGGCAATATTATGGTTGATGCTGACGCCCAACTTTATCTTATTGACTGGGGAAATGCCGTTGACATGAATGGCCGGTGGGCGTTGATCTGGAACTATTTGACCGCTGTTTTAGCGGGTGATACTGACCGCCTGGCAAAAGTGCTTATAGAGATGAGTACCGACCCGGAAGGCAACGAACAGAGGTTTGATGAAATCAGGCAGGCGCTTGATGAAACATTAGCTAAAAAGCAAATTACGCCGCTTGATAAAAAAATACTAAGAACGCTGTATCGTGAAGGGCAGGAGGGGTTACATCGACGCTTACAAGCAGCGCTGCAACTGATGTCAAATACTTATCAGCTAGGGTTAGTCGTGCAAAGCGACTATTTACACTTGTCTCGTTCTATTGTGGCAATGGCCGGAACCTACCTGAATATGTATAACGGGGTGTCAAAACTGACTATGACTGCGGATTTGATTAAAGACCTGTCTCTATTCCCTGTTAACCTAATCAAAGACCGCCTCTCTCTTAAGAGTGAAGAGGTTCGTCGTATTTTGACGGTAGGCGAATGA
- a CDS encoding TIGR01621 family pseudouridine synthase: MNDAQHGSHFSLAALNSENNSDSFKLIEINDDFVVIDKMPGISFHTENDVPGIVARVKSSLSLEVLYPVHRLDKITSGLLILARTEQANRALSQAFRAREVEKYYLAISDRKPNKKQGMIKGDMVRSRRSMWKLAKTLDNPAITQFFSTSIEPGKRLFLLRPKTGKTHQIRVALNSIGAPILGDPLYNTESAKNASRGYLHAFAIRFSLNERAYCFKCEPTEGDLFQTNAFKEALLQYSEPWSLKWPLR; this comes from the coding sequence ATGAACGACGCACAACATGGCTCTCATTTCTCATTAGCCGCCCTAAACTCAGAAAATAACAGCGACTCATTTAAGCTTATTGAAATAAATGACGATTTTGTTGTTATCGACAAAATGCCAGGGATTTCTTTTCATACCGAGAATGACGTCCCTGGTATTGTGGCGCGAGTTAAATCTTCCCTCTCTCTAGAGGTTCTTTACCCTGTTCACAGGCTCGATAAAATAACATCAGGCTTGTTGATATTGGCCAGAACCGAGCAGGCAAACAGGGCGCTTTCCCAAGCCTTTCGGGCGCGTGAAGTTGAGAAATACTACCTCGCAATATCTGATCGTAAACCGAATAAGAAGCAGGGGATGATTAAAGGGGACATGGTTCGTTCTCGCCGCAGCATGTGGAAGTTGGCCAAAACGTTAGATAATCCGGCTATTACCCAGTTTTTTTCTACCTCTATAGAGCCCGGTAAACGGCTTTTTTTGCTGCGACCTAAAACAGGTAAAACACATCAGATACGCGTGGCACTCAACAGTATTGGTGCGCCAATATTGGGCGACCCTTTATATAATACCGAATCGGCTAAAAACGCATCCAGAGGATATTTGCATGCATTTGCAATAAGGTTCTCTTTGAATGAAAGGGCGTATTGCTTTAAATGCGAGCCAACTGAAGGGGATTTGTTCCAAACCAACGCGTTCAAAGAGGCATTACTACAATACTCTGAGCCATGGTCGCTTAAGTGGCCCTTACGGTAG
- a CDS encoding substrate-binding periplasmic protein has protein sequence MSISTPAAHYLCAKILLLYIAISPFYSNANETITITNGEWPPYLSQSIDHNGYVSHIVSDAFKLKSINVKYLFRPWKRAITEAKNGAANGSIVWSVTEDRIKDFLFSDPVIIGKSVLFHLKEKPISWNSFEDLAQYKIGGTLGYEYRFEHAKKVTIERVASDSVNFRKLLSGRIDIFPSDKEAGYLILNKQFSVDDITKITYHPVAYDETSYSLMLSKKHPDSVRLLKVFNEGLQALRASGKYQQIIAAQQSGKYRSHVVTRHR, from the coding sequence ATGAGTATATCCACCCCAGCAGCGCACTATTTATGTGCCAAGATATTGCTACTTTATATAGCAATAAGCCCCTTTTACTCAAATGCTAATGAAACAATTACCATTACTAATGGAGAGTGGCCTCCTTACCTATCTCAGTCCATTGACCATAATGGTTACGTTTCTCATATCGTGTCTGACGCGTTCAAGTTGAAATCCATCAATGTTAAATACCTGTTCCGCCCATGGAAACGGGCTATTACAGAAGCGAAAAATGGAGCCGCCAATGGTTCAATCGTCTGGAGCGTAACAGAGGATAGAATCAAAGACTTTCTGTTTTCAGACCCGGTCATTATCGGGAAGTCGGTGCTGTTTCACCTTAAGGAAAAGCCAATAAGCTGGAATTCGTTCGAGGACCTTGCTCAATACAAAATAGGCGGCACACTCGGCTATGAGTACCGCTTTGAACACGCTAAAAAGGTCACGATTGAACGGGTTGCAAGTGACAGCGTAAATTTCCGTAAGCTTTTATCAGGCCGTATCGATATCTTTCCTTCTGATAAAGAGGCCGGCTACCTGATACTCAATAAACAATTTTCGGTAGATGATATCACTAAAATTACCTATCACCCCGTGGCCTATGACGAAACATCATACAGCTTAATGCTGTCCAAAAAACACCCTGACAGTGTTCGATTACTGAAGGTATTTAATGAAGGGCTGCAAGCGCTGCGCGCATCCGGCAAATACCAGCAGATCATCGCAGCACAACAATCTGGCAAATACCGCTCTCATGTGGTCACAAGGCACCGCTAA
- a CDS encoding wax ester/triacylglycerol synthase family O-acyltransferase produces the protein MDKRRYLSVVDNGFLITETQNSPKHIAGLQIYQKPEKAAGDFVKNLVDTWSKEDDACAPYNLKINTDNPLSPYWEEDKTFTAREHLEYVQLEKGSREELYSLISGLHEPNLDRSKPLWRCFFIDGLSKDRFAIYFSFHHSVLDGISAGKIMERSLSAKASQTGRPPFWAMKDNPYNRKSSRPKPTFMNKVSSIAKGNVRAAYGLSRISTQLCLEAMGLTKNAVSLPFTAASSPLTGSVTSKRAFTTASLPLDRVNHLRKITRNTLNHIALTCLDGALHRYLEYIGNPLDGTLTITMPVSLRKEDAKVGGNQIGLVTTKLAPKTDDPVIRLREIGVSLQAIRHQIDDSPAVSIQAYSLVTNGLAQLADSAKIIGLVPPLSHTIVSNVPGPKNALYLEGAELLGWYPVSTLGPGHRLNVTMFSYNGKLDFGIIAASDYLPELNRLGRFIYEEFEELEKVIMSPDMGTELLAQKRTTT, from the coding sequence ATGGATAAAAGGCGCTACCTTTCAGTTGTCGATAATGGCTTTTTAATTACAGAAACCCAAAACAGCCCTAAACACATAGCCGGTTTGCAGATCTATCAAAAACCCGAAAAAGCGGCTGGTGATTTCGTGAAGAACCTCGTCGACACCTGGTCGAAAGAAGATGATGCCTGCGCGCCCTACAACCTTAAGATAAATACCGACAACCCCCTATCGCCCTACTGGGAAGAGGATAAGACATTCACGGCACGCGAGCATTTGGAATATGTGCAACTGGAAAAAGGCAGCCGGGAAGAACTTTATTCTCTGATTTCAGGGCTCCACGAACCCAACCTTGATCGTTCAAAACCACTTTGGCGCTGTTTCTTTATTGATGGGCTTTCCAAAGACAGGTTCGCTATCTATTTTAGCTTTCACCACAGCGTGCTGGATGGCATCTCTGCCGGGAAGATAATGGAGCGAAGCCTTAGTGCAAAAGCATCACAAACGGGCCGTCCTCCTTTCTGGGCGATGAAAGATAACCCATACAATAGAAAGTCATCCCGCCCGAAACCAACATTCATGAATAAGGTTTCCAGTATCGCGAAAGGCAACGTTAGAGCGGCATACGGTTTATCCCGAATATCAACACAGCTTTGCCTGGAAGCGATGGGCCTCACGAAAAATGCAGTCTCATTGCCGTTCACGGCAGCCTCTTCACCTCTAACGGGGAGCGTAACATCCAAACGGGCCTTCACTACGGCATCTCTGCCTCTGGATCGAGTGAACCACCTTAGAAAGATCACCCGCAATACATTGAACCACATCGCGCTGACGTGCCTCGATGGAGCCTTGCACCGTTACCTCGAATACATCGGTAACCCGTTAGATGGAACATTAACCATCACTATGCCTGTCAGCCTCCGTAAAGAAGATGCCAAAGTGGGTGGTAACCAAATTGGCCTGGTCACCACAAAACTGGCACCGAAGACCGATGACCCTGTCATCAGGTTGCGGGAAATAGGTGTGTCATTGCAGGCCATTCGACACCAGATTGACGACTCACCGGCAGTCAGCATTCAAGCCTACTCGCTGGTTACCAATGGGTTGGCTCAGCTCGCCGACTCGGCCAAGATTATCGGGCTAGTTCCCCCTCTTTCGCATACCATTGTGTCAAATGTACCAGGCCCCAAAAACGCCCTATATCTTGAAGGCGCTGAGTTATTAGGCTGGTATCCGGTGAGTACCTTGGGGCCTGGGCACCGTCTAAACGTGACGATGTTCTCTTACAATGGCAAGCTGGATTTTGGCATTATTGCTGCGTCAGATTACCTACCAGAACTTAACAGACTTGGGCGTTTTATTTATGAAGAGTTTGAAGAGTTAGAAAAAGTCATCATGTCGCCCGATATGGGAACCGAACTGCTCGCACAAAAGCGCACGACGACATAA
- a CDS encoding pseudouridine synthase yields the protein MTTEQEKLEIIYRDQYLIAVNKPSGLLVHKSPIDKHETRYAMKIVRNQIGQWVYPVHRLDKPTSGLLLFALTPDIAKYVSDQFALNSIKKAYLAVVRGYTPLGGIIRHPLKETAMFKHQKKRIEKKEPQDALTLFRRLAISEQPYSIGRYPCTRYSLIAAYPRTGRTHQIRKHLKHISHPIIGDAKHGKGNLNRAFTEHHDSQRLLLAAIAITLTHPVTHETLHLQAPLHNDFQSALCALGWSNVKIPAM from the coding sequence GTGACAACTGAGCAAGAAAAGCTAGAGATTATATATAGAGATCAATATCTTATTGCAGTAAACAAGCCTTCTGGATTGCTCGTTCACAAAAGTCCGATAGACAAACATGAAACGCGCTATGCAATGAAAATCGTCAGGAATCAGATTGGGCAGTGGGTCTACCCGGTACATCGGCTAGACAAACCAACTTCGGGCTTACTGCTATTCGCATTAACGCCCGACATTGCCAAATATGTCAGCGACCAGTTTGCGCTCAATTCAATAAAAAAGGCCTATCTTGCCGTGGTAAGGGGATATACGCCGCTAGGGGGCATTATTCGGCATCCACTAAAAGAAACGGCAATGTTCAAGCATCAAAAAAAACGGATCGAGAAGAAGGAGCCCCAAGACGCACTCACACTATTTAGGCGGTTAGCGATTTCCGAGCAGCCATACTCAATCGGCCGATACCCTTGCACACGCTACTCTCTCATTGCGGCTTATCCAAGAACAGGGCGAACTCACCAGATAAGAAAACACCTCAAACACATCAGTCACCCTATCATTGGGGATGCCAAGCATGGAAAAGGTAATCTGAATAGAGCATTTACCGAGCACCATGATAGCCAGCGTCTCCTTCTCGCAGCTATTGCAATAACCCTGACACACCCCGTCACCCATGAAACGCTTCACCTACAAGCCCCCCTTCACAACGACTTCCAATCTGCGTTATGTGCCTTAGGTTGGAGCAATGTAAAAATTCCTGCGATGTAA